The following are from one region of the Mycolicibacterium helvum genome:
- a CDS encoding TetR/AcrR family transcriptional regulator: MAKPATATKRPRRERGSINPDDIIAGAFELAEQVSIDNLSMPLLGKHLGVGVTSIYWYFRKKDDLLNAMTDRALREYVFATPYVEAADWRETLANHARAMRKTFMGSPILCDLILIRSALSARAVRAGELEVEKAIASLVEAGLSTEDAFDTYSAVSVHVRGSVVLHRLYEKNVAANEDAHPLEDAIVGNADRTPLLARVSAEGHRIGAADERNFEFGLECILDHAAKLIEEGKKTPSTKARRKN, translated from the coding sequence GTGGCCAAGCCAGCGACCGCTACCAAGCGCCCCCGGCGCGAGCGTGGGTCGATCAATCCCGACGACATCATCGCGGGTGCCTTCGAACTCGCCGAACAGGTGTCGATCGACAACCTGAGCATGCCACTGCTGGGCAAGCACCTCGGCGTCGGCGTCACCAGCATCTACTGGTATTTCCGCAAGAAGGACGATCTGCTCAACGCGATGACCGACCGGGCGCTGCGCGAGTACGTGTTCGCCACGCCGTATGTCGAAGCCGCCGACTGGCGGGAGACCCTGGCCAATCACGCGCGCGCGATGCGCAAGACATTCATGGGCAGTCCGATCCTGTGCGACCTGATCCTGATCCGCTCGGCGCTCAGCGCGCGGGCTGTCCGCGCGGGTGAGCTTGAGGTGGAGAAGGCGATCGCCAGCCTGGTCGAGGCTGGGCTGTCCACCGAAGACGCGTTCGACACCTACTCCGCGGTCTCCGTGCACGTGCGCGGTTCTGTTGTGCTGCATCGGCTTTACGAGAAGAACGTGGCTGCCAACGAGGATGCGCACCCGCTCGAGGACGCGATCGTCGGCAACGCCGACAGAACGCCACTGCTGGCCCGGGTCAGCGCCGAGGGGCACCGGATCGGTGCCGCCGACGAGCGCAACTTCGAGTTCGGTCTTGAGTGCATCCTCGATCACGCGGCCAAGCTGATCGAGGAGGGTAAGAAGACCCCCTCGACCAAAGCTCGCCGCAAAAACTAG
- a CDS encoding enoyl-CoA hydratase, with amino-acid sequence MTDTHADVTANSAAAQPVLYEVRDSGVAVLTFNRPERMNGWGGGLAAGFYAGMDAAEADRGVRAIVVTGSGRAFCAGADMGDLSSISSASVDSAGEADLTELVGQRHPLFVTTVSKPVIAAINGACAGIGLTQALMCDIRFAAAGAKFTTSFVRRGLIAEYGISWILPKVVGWGAALDLLMSGRVFYAEEALELGMVKEVVAPDELLARAVEYAEDIAANCAPNSLAVIKRQVYGDALREAADASQRAETLMHESMQRPDFIEGITAFFEKRPPNFPPLS; translated from the coding sequence GTGACCGACACCCACGCTGATGTCACCGCGAATTCCGCTGCCGCCCAACCTGTTCTGTACGAGGTACGAGACAGCGGCGTCGCGGTCCTGACGTTCAACCGTCCCGAGCGGATGAACGGCTGGGGCGGTGGACTGGCAGCCGGGTTCTACGCGGGCATGGACGCGGCGGAGGCTGACCGGGGTGTCCGGGCGATTGTGGTGACCGGGTCGGGGCGCGCGTTCTGCGCCGGAGCCGATATGGGTGACCTGTCGTCGATCAGCTCGGCCAGCGTCGACAGTGCGGGCGAGGCCGACCTGACCGAGTTGGTGGGGCAGCGCCATCCGCTGTTCGTCACCACCGTGAGCAAGCCCGTCATCGCCGCGATCAACGGCGCCTGCGCCGGTATCGGGCTGACTCAGGCGCTGATGTGCGATATCCGATTCGCCGCGGCCGGGGCCAAGTTCACCACCTCCTTCGTGCGCCGCGGCCTGATCGCCGAATACGGCATCTCCTGGATCCTGCCGAAGGTCGTCGGCTGGGGCGCCGCGTTGGATCTGCTGATGAGCGGCCGGGTGTTCTACGCGGAGGAAGCCCTCGAACTCGGGATGGTCAAGGAAGTCGTCGCCCCCGACGAGTTGCTCGCGCGCGCAGTCGAATACGCCGAAGACATCGCAGCCAACTGCGCGCCGAACTCACTGGCCGTCATCAAGCGGCAGGTCTACGGCGACGCGCTGCGCGAGGCGGCCGACGCCAGCCAGCGCGCCGAGACCCTCATGCACGAATCCATGCAGCGCCCCGATTTTATCGAGGGCATCACCGCGTTCTTCGAGAAGCGGCCCCCGAACTTCCCGCCACTGAGCTGA
- a CDS encoding amidohydrolase family protein: protein MTRKVIDGLVNVHFGEAEQQPTWMLKVRDDYFKGPASMFAPVDMAELLDEMDAQGVQKAVLMDSIAKPHITARKFAEARPDRFALAMGGFNLLKPMPTLRELTAIAADLPVVYAAVGPSFWGDGMYPPSDAVYYPLYTKCAELDLPLCLNTGLPGPPIPGEVQNPIHLDRVCVRFPELRLCMIHGADPWWDVAIRLMIKYENLRLMTSAWSPKRLPESLLHYMRTRGPNKVMFASDWPVLKMTRVVPEAEALDLPPDVLDNYLYNNADEFFFRER from the coding sequence ATGACACGCAAGGTGATTGACGGACTGGTCAACGTCCACTTCGGTGAGGCCGAACAGCAGCCGACGTGGATGCTCAAGGTTCGCGACGACTACTTCAAGGGGCCGGCGTCGATGTTCGCCCCGGTGGACATGGCCGAACTGCTCGACGAGATGGACGCCCAGGGTGTGCAGAAGGCCGTCCTGATGGACAGCATCGCGAAGCCGCATATCACCGCGCGCAAGTTCGCCGAAGCGCGCCCGGACCGGTTCGCGTTGGCGATGGGTGGCTTCAATCTGCTCAAGCCGATGCCCACCTTGCGGGAGCTGACGGCGATCGCCGCCGACCTGCCGGTCGTGTATGCCGCTGTGGGGCCGAGCTTCTGGGGCGACGGCATGTACCCGCCGAGTGACGCCGTGTACTACCCGCTCTACACCAAGTGCGCCGAGCTGGACTTGCCGTTATGTCTCAACACCGGGCTGCCCGGTCCACCGATCCCCGGCGAGGTGCAGAACCCGATCCACCTGGACCGGGTGTGCGTGCGATTTCCCGAACTACGGTTGTGCATGATCCACGGTGCCGATCCGTGGTGGGATGTCGCCATCCGGTTGATGATCAAGTACGAGAACCTGCGCCTGATGACCTCGGCGTGGTCGCCGAAGCGGCTGCCGGAGAGCCTGCTTCACTACATGCGCACCCGCGGGCCGAACAAGGTGATGTTCGCCTCGGACTGGCCGGTACTCAAGATGACGCGCGTCGTGCCGGAAGCCGAAGCACTGGACCTGCCACCCGACGTCCTCGACAACTACCTCTACAACAACGCTGACGAGTTCTTCTTCAGGGAGCGCTGA
- a CDS encoding enoyl-CoA hydratase/isomerase family protein yields the protein MGDEAQSVDGLVTTSRDGAVLHIVLNRPDRRNALSHSMIDTLVGVLVSAASDDGLRAVHVSGAASDFCAGVDWVGTNSGGQRPRTGDLVRRIPHTAHRVIELVHTLHLPVVCTVRGWAAGMGCNLALAADFTVAASDAVFWEPFLDRGFTPDSGSTWLLPRLVGMARAKNILLLGEKVDGATAAQWGLIHRSVDDADLDSTVTALLDRLASGPTVAIGLAKQAVHYSQYATLSQAMTQELFNLELSCRADDFKEGLAAFRERRNPDFTGR from the coding sequence GTGGGTGACGAGGCTCAGTCGGTCGATGGTCTTGTAACGACATCACGGGATGGCGCCGTACTGCACATCGTGCTCAACCGCCCCGATCGGCGTAACGCCCTCAGCCACAGCATGATCGACACTCTGGTCGGCGTTCTGGTGAGCGCGGCGAGTGACGACGGTCTGCGCGCGGTCCACGTGAGCGGAGCGGCTTCGGACTTCTGTGCCGGCGTGGACTGGGTCGGCACCAACAGCGGCGGCCAGCGGCCCCGCACCGGTGACCTGGTGCGCCGGATTCCGCACACCGCGCACCGGGTGATCGAGCTGGTGCACACCCTGCACCTACCGGTGGTGTGCACAGTGCGCGGCTGGGCCGCCGGAATGGGCTGCAATCTGGCGCTGGCAGCGGACTTCACCGTCGCCGCATCCGATGCGGTGTTCTGGGAGCCGTTCCTGGACCGCGGTTTCACCCCGGACTCCGGCTCGACGTGGCTGCTGCCCCGACTGGTGGGGATGGCCCGCGCCAAGAACATCCTGCTTCTCGGCGAGAAAGTCGACGGCGCGACTGCAGCGCAGTGGGGCCTGATCCACCGCAGCGTCGACGACGCCGATCTGGACAGCACCGTCACGGCCCTGCTGGACCGGCTGGCATCAGGCCCGACCGTAGCGATCGGCCTGGCCAAACAAGCCGTCCACTACAGCCAGTACGCCACTCTGAGCCAGGCCATGACACAGGAACTGTTCAACCTCGAACTATCCTGTCGCGCTGATGATTTCAAAGAAGGACTGGCGGCTTTCCGCGAACGACGCAACCCCGACTTCACCGGGCGATGA
- a CDS encoding thiolase family protein: MPEPVIVGAVRTAIGRSFKGTLVNTAPETLLGAVLPEVVRRAGVDPAAIDDIIIAESHYGGGDLARYVALAVGFENAPGQAVNRHCAGSLTAIGNASAQIGSGMERVLIAGGVQSLSMTPLMSQRIPGPELTFEERWLPPIHVETPDAPARDMSITVGWNTAQSYGISREELDAWAARSHQRAVAAQDAGKFLDEIIPLKVEQFDGSVTEFAVDEHPRRDTTAEKLAGLKVLHPEIEGFSITAGNSSGTNDAAAAVALADRDYATSNGLGVLATVKAWGAAGVPARDTGLGAVAAIGKVLDRAGLKPSDVTLWEINEAFASVPIAACKEYGIDEELVNFSGSGCSLGHPIAASGARMITTLIYELRRRGGGIGVAAMCAGGGQGGAVIIEV, translated from the coding sequence ATGCCCGAACCAGTCATTGTCGGCGCCGTCCGGACCGCAATAGGCCGGTCCTTCAAGGGGACGCTGGTCAACACTGCGCCCGAGACGCTGCTCGGTGCCGTGCTCCCCGAGGTGGTTCGCCGCGCAGGCGTCGACCCCGCTGCCATCGATGACATCATCATTGCCGAATCGCATTACGGCGGCGGGGATCTCGCCCGCTACGTGGCGCTAGCCGTGGGCTTCGAGAACGCACCCGGCCAGGCGGTCAACCGGCACTGCGCGGGCAGCCTCACGGCCATCGGAAACGCGTCGGCACAGATCGGTTCCGGGATGGAGCGCGTGCTCATCGCCGGCGGTGTGCAGTCGCTGTCCATGACACCGCTGATGAGCCAGCGCATCCCCGGTCCGGAATTGACGTTCGAGGAGCGCTGGCTGCCGCCCATCCACGTCGAGACGCCGGATGCGCCGGCCCGCGACATGTCGATCACGGTCGGGTGGAACACCGCGCAGTCCTACGGGATCAGCCGTGAGGAGCTCGACGCCTGGGCCGCACGCAGTCACCAGCGCGCCGTCGCCGCGCAGGACGCCGGCAAGTTCCTCGACGAGATCATCCCGCTCAAGGTCGAGCAGTTCGATGGCTCGGTCACCGAGTTCGCCGTCGACGAGCACCCGCGCCGCGACACCACAGCCGAGAAGCTCGCCGGCCTCAAGGTGCTGCATCCGGAGATCGAGGGCTTCTCGATCACCGCAGGTAACAGCAGCGGTACCAACGACGCGGCGGCCGCTGTCGCCCTGGCCGACCGCGACTACGCGACGTCCAACGGGCTCGGCGTCCTGGCCACGGTGAAGGCGTGGGGAGCTGCGGGCGTGCCTGCGCGTGACACCGGGCTCGGCGCGGTTGCGGCCATCGGCAAAGTACTCGACCGGGCCGGCCTCAAGCCGTCGGACGTGACGCTGTGGGAGATCAACGAGGCCTTCGCCTCGGTGCCGATCGCGGCCTGCAAGGAGTACGGCATCGACGAGGAGCTGGTGAACTTCTCGGGCAGCGGATGCAGCCTGGGCCACCCCATCGCGGCGTCGGGCGCCCGGATGATCACCACCCTGATCTACGAGCTGCGCCGTCGTGGCGGCGGCATCGGTGTCGCGGCGATGTGCGCCGGCGGCGGCCAGGGCGGTGCGGTCATCATCGAGGTCTAG
- a CDS encoding amidohydrolase family protein yields the protein MTLDYRAIDVDNHYYEPTDSFTRHLPKEFKRRGVQMLTEGKRTFAVMGGVINQFIPNPTFDPIIEPGCLDLLFRGEIPEGVDPGSLMKVDRLSEHPEYQQRDARVKILDKQNLETVFMLPTFACGVEEALKHDIEATMASVHAFNLWLDEDWGFDRPDHRFLSAPIISLADPDAALAEVEFVLDRGAKIVCVRPAPVPGRVKPRSLGDPLHDPVWARLAEAGVPVVFHLSDSGYLAISALWGGTGTFEGFGKRDPLDSVLLDDRAIHDSMASMIVHQVFTRHPKLKVASIENGSYFVYRLIKRLKKAANTAPYHFKEDPVEQLKNNVWIAPYYEDDVMLLADTIGVDKILFGSDWPHGEGLADPMAFTADIPQFPEFSAVDTRKVMRDNALNLLGRSVSSVA from the coding sequence ATGACTTTGGATTACAGGGCGATTGACGTCGACAACCACTACTACGAGCCGACCGACTCGTTCACCCGGCATCTGCCCAAGGAGTTCAAGCGCCGCGGTGTACAGATGCTCACCGAGGGCAAGCGCACGTTCGCCGTCATGGGTGGGGTCATCAACCAGTTCATCCCGAACCCGACGTTCGACCCGATCATCGAGCCGGGCTGCCTGGACCTGTTGTTCCGCGGCGAGATCCCCGAAGGCGTCGATCCCGGATCGCTGATGAAAGTCGACCGGTTGAGCGAACACCCCGAATACCAGCAGCGCGACGCCCGGGTGAAGATCCTCGATAAGCAGAACCTCGAAACCGTCTTCATGCTGCCGACATTCGCGTGCGGTGTCGAGGAAGCCCTCAAACACGATATCGAAGCGACGATGGCGTCGGTGCATGCCTTCAACCTGTGGCTCGACGAAGACTGGGGCTTCGATCGGCCCGACCACCGATTCCTGTCCGCACCCATCATCTCGTTGGCTGACCCGGATGCGGCGCTGGCCGAAGTCGAGTTCGTGCTGGACCGGGGCGCCAAGATCGTCTGTGTCCGGCCGGCGCCGGTGCCGGGCCGGGTCAAGCCGCGCTCATTGGGCGATCCGCTGCACGACCCGGTGTGGGCCCGGCTGGCCGAGGCCGGCGTTCCGGTGGTCTTCCACCTGTCCGACAGTGGCTACCTTGCCATTTCGGCGCTGTGGGGCGGCACGGGCACGTTCGAGGGATTCGGCAAGCGCGATCCGCTCGACAGTGTCCTGCTCGACGACCGCGCCATCCACGACTCGATGGCGTCGATGATCGTGCACCAGGTTTTCACCCGGCACCCCAAGCTGAAGGTGGCGAGCATCGAGAACGGCTCGTACTTCGTGTACCGGTTGATCAAGCGATTGAAGAAGGCCGCCAATACCGCGCCCTACCACTTCAAGGAAGACCCGGTCGAGCAGTTGAAGAACAATGTCTGGATCGCCCCCTACTACGAGGACGACGTGATGCTGCTGGCCGACACCATCGGTGTGGACAAGATCCTGTTCGGCTCGGACTGGCCGCACGGCGAGGGGCTGGCCGACCCGATGGCGTTCACTGCCGACATTCCCCAGTTCCCCGAGTTCAGTGCAGTCGATACCCGAAAGGTCATGCGGGACAACGCGTTGAACCTGTTGGGCCGCTCGGTGTCGTCGGTGGCCTGA
- a CDS encoding FadR/GntR family transcriptional regulator yields MAAAPRFRQPRVAEIVASRLRDDILSGRLREGDVLPSQESLFTQFGVSPPALREAIHILEIDGLVSVRRGNMGGAVVHRPSTDRTAHTISMVLQSRSSTPADVSGALMHLEPICAGMCAAREDRLGAVVPYLQAEIDRQEEQFEDTSHYVPNARRFHEALVARCGNEPMILLIGSLELIWSVHESSVWSDEPDPMRHKTMRAALRDHHKMLDAIRAGNADRAVRLAQDHLAAARRNTLAFGRGKTIEAKLIANADPR; encoded by the coding sequence GTGGCCGCCGCCCCGCGCTTCCGCCAACCCCGCGTCGCCGAGATCGTCGCCTCCCGCCTGCGCGACGACATCCTGTCCGGACGGCTGCGCGAAGGAGACGTTCTGCCATCGCAGGAGAGTCTCTTCACCCAGTTCGGCGTCAGTCCGCCCGCGCTGCGGGAAGCGATCCACATCCTCGAGATCGACGGTCTGGTGTCGGTGCGCCGCGGCAATATGGGCGGTGCCGTCGTGCATCGTCCGTCCACCGATCGCACCGCGCACACGATCAGTATGGTGTTGCAATCGCGGTCCTCGACCCCGGCTGACGTCAGTGGGGCGTTGATGCACCTCGAACCGATCTGCGCCGGTATGTGCGCCGCGCGGGAGGACCGCCTGGGCGCGGTCGTGCCGTACCTGCAGGCCGAAATCGACCGTCAGGAGGAGCAATTCGAGGACACCTCGCACTATGTCCCGAATGCCCGGCGCTTCCACGAGGCACTGGTCGCGCGGTGCGGTAACGAGCCGATGATCCTGCTGATCGGTTCGCTCGAGCTGATCTGGTCGGTTCACGAATCCTCGGTGTGGAGTGACGAGCCCGACCCAATGCGGCACAAGACCATGCGGGCGGCTCTGCGCGACCACCACAAGATGCTCGATGCGATCCGGGCGGGCAACGCCGACCGCGCGGTACGGCTGGCCCAGGACCACCTGGCCGCCGCGCGACGCAACACCTTGGCCTTCGGCCGGGGCAAAACCATTGAGGCCAAGCTCATTGCGAACGCGGACCCCAGGTGA
- a CDS encoding enoyl-CoA hydratase/isomerase family protein yields MPDDDRVLFEVDRDKRIATITLNNPTQRNSYDAAMRETVARHLDVVAEDDDITVVVLRGAEGVFSSGANMNNAYGWYGDGAEDEEKRSRPSQRRRLTVDRKSFGFYHNLMGFPKVTVGEINGYALGGGFEMALMTDISVISRDTKIGMPATRFLGPALGSLHMFFHRLGPVLARRLLLTGDIITAGDVEHLGVFTDTCDAGSVSARARYWAEKAAKMPADGVVIAKEAFRLVEQSQAYQGEEVASYLFHAYGTNLQFAPGEFNFVKTRAQVGTKEAFRLRDEHFHVPEPN; encoded by the coding sequence ATGCCAGACGATGATCGGGTGCTGTTCGAGGTGGACCGCGACAAGCGGATCGCCACCATCACACTGAACAACCCCACCCAGCGCAATTCCTACGACGCGGCCATGCGCGAGACCGTCGCGCGGCACCTCGACGTCGTGGCCGAGGACGACGACATCACCGTTGTGGTGTTACGCGGCGCTGAAGGGGTCTTCTCCTCCGGCGCGAACATGAACAACGCCTACGGCTGGTACGGCGATGGGGCCGAGGACGAGGAGAAGAGGAGCCGGCCCAGTCAGCGGCGCCGACTTACGGTAGACCGCAAGTCATTCGGCTTCTACCACAACCTGATGGGCTTCCCGAAGGTCACGGTCGGCGAGATCAACGGCTACGCGCTCGGCGGCGGATTCGAGATGGCGCTGATGACCGACATCTCGGTCATCAGCCGCGACACCAAGATCGGGATGCCGGCCACCCGGTTCCTCGGGCCGGCGCTGGGCAGCCTGCACATGTTCTTCCATCGGCTCGGCCCGGTGCTGGCTCGGCGGCTGCTGCTGACCGGTGACATCATCACCGCGGGCGATGTGGAGCATCTTGGCGTCTTCACCGACACCTGCGACGCCGGCTCGGTGAGCGCGCGGGCCCGGTACTGGGCCGAGAAGGCGGCCAAGATGCCGGCCGACGGCGTCGTCATCGCCAAGGAGGCCTTCCGCCTCGTCGAGCAGAGCCAGGCCTACCAAGGTGAAGAGGTGGCCAGCTATCTGTTCCACGCGTACGGCACCAACTTGCAGTTCGCGCCGGGGGAGTTCAACTTCGTCAAAACCCGGGCTCAGGTCGGAACCAAGGAGGCGTTCCGCCTGCGTGACGAGCATTTCCACGTGCCCGAACCGAACTGA
- a CDS encoding hotdog family protein, translating to MGDGKDRRFGELPLAQTVEAAAAMRRLTGMLLSLEQRSAVVDTMLAQFADWERQLEPALPTDSRPRMATDDESKRIYLQRAFDIGTYNPCFPEYHFDAIDAESAWGRVGFPVVYEGPPGLVHGGFIGVFFDCVIQHHSCAVGRAGKTRSLTVSYRRPTPLDTELGFDIARTEGDGGVTAIARLTLGDTVLCIGEADTVAMPADQLAASRFGRRRTG from the coding sequence ATGGGCGACGGCAAGGACCGGCGGTTCGGTGAACTGCCACTTGCGCAGACGGTCGAGGCCGCGGCAGCCATGCGCCGATTAACCGGCATGCTGCTGTCACTGGAGCAGCGCAGCGCAGTTGTCGACACCATGCTCGCGCAGTTCGCTGACTGGGAACGCCAGCTCGAGCCCGCGCTGCCCACTGATTCCAGGCCGCGGATGGCCACGGACGATGAATCAAAACGGATCTACCTTCAACGGGCGTTCGATATCGGCACCTACAACCCGTGTTTTCCGGAGTACCACTTCGACGCGATCGACGCCGAATCCGCCTGGGGCCGAGTCGGTTTCCCGGTGGTGTACGAAGGCCCGCCCGGGCTGGTGCACGGTGGTTTCATCGGCGTGTTCTTCGACTGCGTGATCCAGCATCACAGCTGCGCGGTCGGCCGGGCCGGCAAGACCCGGTCCCTGACGGTGAGCTATCGCAGGCCGACTCCGTTGGATACCGAGTTGGGCTTCGACATCGCCCGCACCGAGGGAGATGGTGGAGTCACCGCCATCGCCCGCCTCACGCTCGGCGACACGGTGCTCTGCATCGGTGAGGCGGACACCGTCGCGATGCCCGCGGATCAGCTGGCGGCGAGCCGGTTCGGCCGGCGCAGGACCGGTTGA
- a CDS encoding SDR family NAD(P)-dependent oxidoreductase, with amino-acid sequence MDLGLGNATAVVVGGGRGMGLAAARCLADDGARIALIGRTAAVLDAAAEELAGRGSPDAVGLVADTGDGGQVRRVFEQIGDRWGGELNILINAVGPSVQGTFDDLGDDQWRTAFDEGAMGMVRCVRAALPLLRAAEWARIVNFSAQSTQRQSARLSAYTAAKAMVTSVSKNLSLFLAPDEILVNVVSPGSIASEALTGWAESVGVDGSDPYALMAAIDEHFGHPAHLPRAGLTEEIGPVVAFLASKRNSYMTGANINVDGGSDFT; translated from the coding sequence GTGGACCTCGGACTCGGTAACGCTACCGCCGTCGTCGTCGGCGGTGGTCGCGGTATGGGGCTGGCCGCCGCCCGGTGCCTAGCCGACGACGGCGCCAGGATCGCGCTGATCGGCCGCACGGCGGCGGTGCTCGACGCGGCAGCCGAGGAGCTGGCCGGGCGCGGCAGCCCGGATGCCGTCGGCTTGGTGGCCGACACCGGGGATGGTGGCCAGGTGAGACGGGTGTTCGAGCAGATCGGCGACCGGTGGGGTGGTGAACTCAACATCCTCATCAACGCCGTCGGGCCAAGTGTGCAAGGCACTTTCGACGACCTGGGCGACGACCAGTGGCGCACGGCCTTCGATGAGGGTGCGATGGGCATGGTGCGCTGTGTGCGCGCGGCACTGCCCCTGCTGCGGGCCGCGGAGTGGGCGCGCATCGTCAACTTCTCTGCCCAGTCCACGCAGCGTCAGAGCGCGCGGTTGTCGGCCTATACCGCGGCCAAGGCGATGGTCACCAGTGTCTCCAAGAACCTGTCGCTGTTCCTTGCTCCCGACGAGATCCTGGTCAACGTCGTCTCACCGGGCAGCATCGCCTCGGAAGCGCTCACGGGCTGGGCCGAGTCTGTCGGCGTCGACGGATCCGACCCCTATGCGCTGATGGCCGCGATCGACGAGCATTTCGGCCACCCGGCCCACCTGCCGCGAGCCGGACTGACCGAAGAGATCGGGCCCGTCGTCGCCTTCCTGGCGTCCAAGCGCAACTCGTACATGACCGGAGCCAATATCAACGTCGACGGGGGTAGCGACTTCACCTGA
- a CDS encoding acyl-CoA synthetase, whose protein sequence is MPEWTIGAVLDAIADVIGDRTMTICGDRRSTYADAADRTRRLANFLAGKGFGAHRERHELRNWECGQDRVALIMHNDLYPDMVIGCLKARVVPVNVNHHYTPREVAELFDYVKPRGVIYHRSLGATFADVLPPDGAELLLSIDDGSDAAELPGATPLEDALAQGDQTADITPSPDDVLMICTGGTTGRPKGVMWRQADTYAISMNGADHASVSEIRAKLGAPGAPWFAVSPLMHAAGMWTAFAAVLNGQTVVLYDSPKFDPRRVLSTAQREKVGMMTMVGDAYAAPLVEELQRGDYDLSSLFALATGGAATNPKHQHALLELLPNIILINGYGSSETGNVGFGRSMRGDHRDTFELREGALVLAEDYSRFLDAGEDQVGWVARAGRIPLGYFDDEDATGKTFPEVDGARVVISGDRGSLAPDGTLRLFGRDSLVVNTGGEKVFVEEVEEVLRAHPGVADALVVGRPSERWGQEIVAIVAFDSPHDDVAHDALHEHCTAQLARYKAPKEFIVVDQVKRLGNGKADYRWAKETAASKVSLS, encoded by the coding sequence ATGCCCGAATGGACGATCGGCGCGGTGCTCGACGCCATCGCCGACGTCATCGGAGACCGGACGATGACCATCTGTGGTGACCGCAGGAGCACCTACGCCGATGCGGCGGATCGCACGCGCCGGCTGGCGAACTTCCTGGCCGGCAAGGGCTTCGGGGCGCACCGTGAGCGGCACGAACTGCGGAACTGGGAGTGCGGCCAGGACCGCGTTGCGCTGATCATGCACAACGACCTGTATCCCGACATGGTGATCGGGTGTCTCAAGGCGCGCGTCGTGCCGGTCAACGTCAACCATCACTACACACCGCGCGAAGTCGCCGAACTGTTCGACTACGTCAAACCTCGCGGCGTGATCTACCACCGCTCACTGGGCGCCACGTTCGCCGATGTGCTGCCACCCGACGGCGCCGAACTGCTGCTGTCGATCGACGATGGTAGTGACGCGGCGGAGCTTCCCGGTGCGACTCCCTTGGAAGATGCTCTGGCGCAAGGTGATCAGACCGCCGATATCACCCCGTCGCCGGACGATGTGCTGATGATCTGCACCGGCGGGACGACGGGACGACCCAAAGGGGTGATGTGGCGGCAGGCCGACACCTACGCCATCTCGATGAACGGGGCCGACCACGCGTCGGTCAGTGAGATCCGCGCCAAGCTCGGCGCTCCAGGAGCGCCGTGGTTCGCGGTGTCGCCGTTGATGCATGCGGCCGGGATGTGGACCGCGTTCGCCGCCGTGCTCAACGGGCAGACCGTCGTGCTCTATGACTCACCGAAGTTCGACCCGCGCCGCGTGCTGTCCACCGCCCAGCGCGAGAAGGTCGGGATGATGACGATGGTCGGCGACGCCTACGCCGCCCCGCTCGTCGAGGAGTTGCAGCGCGGCGACTACGACCTGTCCTCGTTGTTCGCGTTGGCGACGGGGGGAGCGGCGACCAACCCCAAGCATCAGCACGCGTTGCTGGAGCTGCTGCCCAACATCATCCTGATCAACGGCTACGGGTCGTCGGAGACCGGCAATGTCGGGTTCGGCCGCAGCATGCGTGGAGACCACAGGGACACCTTCGAATTACGCGAGGGCGCACTGGTACTCGCTGAGGACTACAGCCGGTTCCTGGACGCCGGTGAGGACCAGGTCGGGTGGGTGGCTCGCGCCGGACGGATCCCGCTGGGCTACTTCGACGACGAGGATGCCACCGGCAAGACGTTCCCCGAGGTCGACGGCGCGCGGGTGGTGATCTCCGGTGACCGTGGCTCGCTGGCCCCGGACGGAACACTGCGGCTCTTCGGACGGGACTCGCTGGTGGTCAACACCGGAGGAGAGAAGGTCTTCGTCGAAGAGGTCGAAGAGGTGCTGCGGGCCCATCCCGGCGTCGCCGACGCCCTGGTGGTGGGCCGTCCCAGTGAGCGTTGGGGGCAGGAAATCGTGGCAATAGTGGCCTTCGATTCACCGCATGATGACGTCGCGCACGATGCTCTGCACGAACACTGCACCGCGCAGCTGGCCCGCTACAAGGCGCCTAAGGAGTTCATCGTCGTCGATCAGGTCAAACGCCTCGGTAACGGTAAGGCCGACTACCGGTGGGCCAAAGAAACTGCTGCCAGCAAGGTTTCGCTGTCATGA